The Nocardia arthritidis genome has a window encoding:
- a CDS encoding histidine phosphatase family protein, with amino-acid sequence MSGRLILVRHGETEGNVAKILDTRVPGLPLTERGAAQAKTFGASLSGPPRALLCSEALRARQTAGYIEASTGVPAQIVADVHEVQVGDMEGESSAQAHSLFQRIYRSWHAGQLWERTPGGESGYQVLARFLPVLEQVRTELIAADSGDVLLVNHGAAMRLVARFLTGVPLLFATNNHLDNTETIELAPRGDGGWDCTRWGRYTPPFGHEVSPTADDPMG; translated from the coding sequence ATGAGTGGCAGATTGATTCTGGTCCGGCACGGGGAGACCGAGGGCAATGTCGCCAAGATCCTGGACACCAGGGTTCCTGGGCTGCCGTTGACCGAACGCGGTGCGGCACAGGCGAAAACGTTCGGTGCGAGTCTGTCGGGTCCGCCGCGGGCGCTGCTCTGCTCGGAGGCGCTGCGCGCGAGACAGACCGCGGGTTATATCGAGGCGTCCACCGGTGTACCGGCGCAGATCGTCGCCGATGTGCACGAGGTGCAGGTCGGGGATATGGAGGGGGAGAGCAGTGCGCAGGCGCATTCCCTCTTCCAGCGGATCTACCGCTCCTGGCATGCGGGCCAGCTGTGGGAGCGCACACCGGGCGGCGAATCCGGCTACCAGGTGCTCGCCCGTTTTCTCCCGGTGCTCGAACAGGTCCGGACCGAACTGATCGCCGCCGATTCCGGCGATGTGTTGCTGGTGAACCACGGTGCCGCCATGCGCCTGGTCGCCCGCTTTCTGACCGGTGTCCCGCTGCTCTTCGCCACCAATAATCATCTGGACAACACCGAAACCATCGAGTTGGCGCCCCGCGGCGACGGCGGCTGGGACTGCACGCGCTGGGGCCGGTACACGCCGCCGTTCGGCCACGAGGTGTCGCCGACGGCCGACGATCCGATGGGCTGA
- a CDS encoding alpha/beta hydrolase, whose product MKLSSLRGAAALRTAAAALTAMVSVTLLGGTAVATPPKSPAVTSITKEGRTWHLKVYSPSMDKEITVDVLRPADDSKPAPNLYMLNGLDAGEGTASWKDRTKVLDWLADKPVNVIQPIGGRGSYYTDWQNPDPVLGVNKWKTFFTEELPPVLDKTLQSNGRNALTGLSTSGTSVLQLAEAKPGLWQTVAAYSGCAQISDPVGQQFVKFATELWAGGNTVNMYGPASSPMWRDNDPVVNAEKLRGTLLYISSGSGIPLMKDVQWYLNDAPGPQGAVNLGLGMGIEAAVNGCTANLKSKLDSLGIPATYQFSPVGTHYWPYWEDALHESWPLLAQGMGIAS is encoded by the coding sequence ATGAAGCTCTCTTCGCTACGCGGCGCGGCCGCGCTACGAACCGCAGCGGCGGCGCTCACCGCCATGGTGTCGGTGACCTTGCTCGGCGGCACCGCCGTCGCGACACCGCCGAAATCGCCTGCCGTCACCTCCATCACGAAGGAGGGGCGCACCTGGCATCTGAAGGTGTACTCGCCGTCGATGGACAAGGAGATCACGGTCGACGTCCTGCGCCCGGCCGATGACTCCAAACCGGCGCCGAACCTCTACATGCTCAACGGTCTCGATGCCGGTGAGGGCACCGCGAGCTGGAAGGACCGCACCAAGGTGCTGGACTGGCTGGCCGATAAGCCGGTCAACGTCATCCAGCCGATCGGTGGCCGCGGCAGCTACTACACCGACTGGCAGAACCCGGATCCGGTTCTCGGCGTGAACAAGTGGAAGACCTTCTTCACCGAGGAGCTGCCGCCGGTACTGGACAAGACCCTGCAATCCAACGGCCGCAACGCGTTGACCGGCCTGTCCACCTCCGGCACGTCGGTGCTGCAGCTGGCCGAGGCCAAGCCCGGTCTGTGGCAGACGGTCGCCGCGTACAGCGGATGCGCGCAGATCTCCGACCCGGTCGGCCAGCAGTTCGTGAAGTTCGCCACCGAGCTCTGGGCCGGCGGCAACACGGTGAATATGTACGGTCCCGCCAGCAGCCCGATGTGGCGGGATAACGATCCGGTGGTGAATGCGGAGAAACTGCGCGGCACCCTGCTCTACATCTCGAGCGGTAGCGGCATTCCGCTGATGAAGGACGTTCAGTGGTATCTGAACGATGCGCCGGGACCGCAGGGCGCGGTCAACCTCGGGCTCGGCATGGGCATCGAGGCGGCCGTGAACGGTTGCACCGCGAACCTGAAGAGCAAGCTCGATTCGCTCGGAATCCCGGCGACCTATCAGTTCAGCCCGGTCGGCACGCACTACTGGCCGTATTGGGAGGACGCCCTGCACGAGTCGTGGCCGCTGCTCGCGCAGGGAATGGGCATCGCGAGCTGA
- a CDS encoding ESX secretion-associated protein EspG: MTVLGAGRGPSMLAGVVLSLDEMQYLLEKLQFDELPTVLDTRGQYDNVTAHEAAMAAAAQSLIDRELLIDGVVHQELEDRLRALYRPHWVVALRLHVEGHVNRMCLARGDDLVTVALRGPQSYVIDEVEEDLPGPLIAALGATEPLELTGMNAPTEQLVPIFDDAGDAATTAQRLAKVGNPPRDAQVIASAMVQCNAHAEIVGVIYGDGAREVTDNHIAVFDTRNGRFIATASRSDDGVKWTSFSSGTNARLRTAVLDLINSLPLREEFPAKPEH, encoded by the coding sequence GTGACGGTTCTCGGTGCGGGCCGCGGCCCGTCGATGCTCGCCGGGGTAGTGCTGTCGCTCGACGAGATGCAGTACCTCTTGGAGAAACTGCAGTTCGACGAATTGCCCACGGTGCTGGATACGCGTGGGCAATACGACAACGTCACCGCGCACGAGGCAGCGATGGCCGCGGCCGCCCAATCACTCATCGATCGGGAACTGCTGATCGATGGCGTGGTTCATCAGGAATTAGAGGACCGGTTGCGGGCGCTGTACCGCCCGCACTGGGTCGTCGCGCTGCGGCTGCACGTCGAGGGACACGTCAACCGGATGTGCCTCGCCCGGGGCGACGATTTGGTCACCGTCGCGCTGCGCGGACCGCAGTCGTATGTCATCGACGAGGTCGAGGAAGATCTGCCCGGCCCGCTGATCGCGGCGCTCGGCGCGACCGAACCGCTCGAGCTCACCGGGATGAACGCCCCCACCGAGCAGCTGGTGCCGATCTTCGACGATGCGGGCGATGCGGCGACCACCGCGCAGCGCCTCGCCAAGGTCGGCAACCCGCCCCGCGACGCACAGGTGATCGCCTCGGCGATGGTGCAGTGCAATGCGCACGCCGAAATCGTCGGTGTCATCTACGGCGACGGCGCCCGCGAGGTCACCGACAATCACATCGCGGTATTCGACACCCGGAACGGACGATTCATCGCCACCGCGAGCAGATCCGACGACGGCGTGAAGTGGACATCGTTCAGCAGCGGCACCAACGCGCGGCTGCGCACCGCAGTGCTGGATTTGATCAACTCGCTGCCGCTGCGGGAGGAGTTCCCGGCGAAGCCGGAACACTGA
- a CDS encoding PPE domain-containing protein, with protein sequence MTAGITGVFWLPRLAEGNALALESGAHAVPIYAASTAWGALTGAWVDATATVARVIAEVGVGLEGINGLSVLSKLAGFTGWAEQQGVMAAGMAAKAAANATAYTIASIAMPNPVEIAAADTARVAAYSTGGVLNGSAEAAEAAKAALDLRAALTMETYEAATSAMVATPSQFINPPAIAHGAGTADPNQAAQQTAQQAQADPVQTAIAAATALANNPAVASVATQAANVVGSIATTGVSGVGTAATSALSAVTSISAPSVTAAAPMTFIGGGVAAGAAAAATSTGTRSASVGVGTFKTVSLSSGSLKLPEGWGNGISGSGAPTTEPVAKVETGVPVRPASATAPGTSPLLGRQAQDEDDESLHNTPDYLRSADNFADGRLAADGVIGAEPAGTAK encoded by the coding sequence ATGACCGCAGGAATCACCGGGGTGTTCTGGCTGCCCCGGCTGGCAGAAGGCAATGCGCTGGCGCTGGAATCGGGCGCGCACGCCGTCCCGATCTACGCGGCGAGCACGGCATGGGGTGCGCTCACGGGTGCATGGGTTGATGCGACGGCAACCGTCGCGCGAGTGATCGCAGAGGTCGGCGTCGGCCTCGAGGGCATCAACGGACTTTCGGTGCTCAGCAAGCTCGCCGGCTTCACCGGCTGGGCCGAGCAGCAGGGCGTGATGGCGGCGGGTATGGCCGCCAAGGCCGCGGCGAACGCGACCGCGTACACCATCGCCTCGATCGCCATGCCGAATCCGGTCGAGATCGCGGCCGCCGATACGGCGCGCGTCGCGGCCTACTCGACGGGCGGTGTGCTGAACGGCTCCGCCGAGGCGGCCGAGGCGGCGAAGGCCGCGCTCGATCTGCGCGCCGCGCTCACCATGGAGACCTACGAGGCCGCGACCTCCGCGATGGTCGCGACCCCGAGCCAGTTCATCAACCCGCCCGCCATCGCGCACGGCGCGGGCACCGCCGATCCGAACCAGGCCGCCCAGCAGACGGCCCAGCAGGCACAGGCCGACCCGGTACAGACCGCGATCGCCGCCGCGACCGCACTGGCCAACAATCCGGCCGTCGCCAGCGTCGCGACCCAGGCGGCCAATGTGGTCGGCTCGATCGCCACCACCGGCGTCAGTGGCGTCGGCACGGCGGCGACCTCCGCGCTGTCCGCCGTCACCAGCATCAGCGCGCCCTCGGTCACCGCGGCCGCGCCGATGACCTTCATCGGCGGCGGTGTCGCGGCGGGTGCCGCTGCCGCGGCGACCAGCACCGGGACCAGGTCCGCATCGGTCGGCGTCGGCACGTTCAAGACGGTCAGCCTCTCCAGCGGCTCGCTCAAGCTCCCCGAGGGCTGGGGCAACGGCATCTCGGGCAGCGGCGCACCGACCACCGAACCGGTGGCGAAGGTCGAAACCGGGGTGCCGGTTCGTCCGGCGAGCGCCACCGCGCCCGGCACCAGCCCGCTGCTCGGCCGTCAGGCTCAGGACGAGGACGACGAGTCGCTGCACAACACCCCCGACTACCTGCGGTCCGCCGACAACTTCGCCGACGGCCGCCTGGCCGCCGACGGGGTTATCGGCGCCGAACCGGCCGGGACGGCTAAGTGA
- a CDS encoding PE family protein, with the protein MVGHVLVSPEAVLAAAAELDLVADRLAGVAALSGPVTHVVPSGVDEVSMLAASHLNNGAVTHDGATAQAVLELHHAAATLRLQLAQYLAEDAVRAGTIAATAATLAI; encoded by the coding sequence ATGGTTGGCCACGTACTAGTCTCACCCGAAGCCGTGCTCGCCGCCGCGGCCGAGCTCGACCTGGTCGCCGATCGGCTGGCCGGTGTCGCCGCGCTCAGCGGTCCCGTCACGCATGTTGTTCCCTCGGGAGTCGACGAGGTGTCGATGCTGGCGGCATCCCACCTCAACAATGGCGCGGTCACGCACGACGGGGCGACCGCCCAGGCCGTGCTGGAACTGCACCACGCCGCCGCGACCCTGCGTCTCCAGCTGGCCCAGTACCTGGCCGAGGACGCCGTGCGCGCGGGCACCATCGCCGCCACCGCAGCGACACTTGCCATCTAG
- a CDS encoding metallopeptidase family protein yields MAVSMSADRFEELVGDALDLIPPELARAIDNVVVLIEPRNPDDPHLLGLYHGIALTERDSHYGGSLPDTVTIYRDTILQICSDEAEVVEEVAITVIHEIAHYFGIDEERLHQLGWG; encoded by the coding sequence ATGGCGGTATCCATGTCCGCCGACCGGTTCGAGGAACTGGTCGGCGATGCGCTCGACCTCATCCCGCCGGAGTTGGCGCGGGCCATCGATAACGTGGTCGTGCTGATCGAACCTCGCAATCCGGATGATCCGCATCTGCTCGGGCTCTATCACGGAATCGCGCTCACCGAACGGGACAGCCACTACGGCGGCTCGCTGCCCGACACCGTGACGATCTACCGGGACACCATTCTCCAAATCTGTTCGGACGAAGCCGAAGTCGTCGAAGAAGTGGCGATCACCGTGATCCATGAGATCGCACATTATTTCGGCATTGACGAAGAGCGTCTGCATCAGCTGGGATGGGGCTAG
- a CDS encoding septum formation family protein, with protein MSVDDEPKPMPGKTARKRPLSMPTRVNLHLPAAKLRWGLLAVAAGAVIAALVTLFVTGFRNDKGLEAHNPAVPGSTILDKQFGTADRGDCLTWSKPDRTDLTKVSCSGKHLFEVAADIDMSKYPGVEFGPGSRFPDSLRLTELKEEHCLPAVQNYLGGRYDPRGRYIIGLMYPSPDGWKHGDRTLRCGVQLGGATGAARPVTGSILDGDQSKVYDRGTCLGINQNLPTDPVDCAQQHALEIVSTVDLGQHFQGPPPAKDEQDKYVQDECAKAATDYLGAPDVIRNKTLTMFFDFVDARSWLAGNRKLDCMVGKGADKEGFAPITGSAKGDIQINGQAPVPPPSNGRSTPSPLPGAAPLPPQPQPR; from the coding sequence ATGTCTGTCGATGACGAGCCGAAGCCGATGCCGGGTAAAACCGCGCGCAAGCGCCCGCTGTCCATGCCGACGCGGGTGAACCTGCACCTGCCCGCGGCGAAGTTGCGCTGGGGTCTGCTCGCGGTGGCCGCCGGCGCGGTGATCGCCGCGCTGGTCACCCTGTTCGTCACCGGATTCCGCAACGACAAGGGCCTGGAGGCGCACAATCCGGCCGTACCCGGTTCCACCATCCTGGACAAGCAGTTCGGCACCGCCGACCGCGGCGACTGCCTGACCTGGTCCAAGCCGGACCGCACCGACCTGACGAAGGTGTCCTGCTCGGGTAAGCACCTGTTCGAGGTGGCCGCCGACATCGATATGAGCAAATATCCCGGCGTCGAATTCGGCCCCGGCTCCCGCTTCCCGGATTCGCTGCGGCTCACCGAATTGAAGGAGGAGCACTGCCTGCCCGCGGTGCAGAACTACCTCGGCGGCCGCTACGACCCCCGCGGTCGCTACATCATCGGCCTCATGTACCCGAGCCCCGACGGTTGGAAGCACGGCGATCGCACGCTGCGCTGCGGTGTGCAGCTCGGCGGCGCCACCGGCGCGGCGCGCCCGGTCACCGGCAGCATCCTCGACGGCGACCAGTCGAAGGTCTACGACCGCGGCACCTGCCTCGGCATCAATCAGAACCTGCCTACCGATCCGGTGGACTGCGCCCAGCAGCACGCGCTGGAGATCGTCTCGACGGTCGACCTGGGCCAGCATTTCCAGGGCCCGCCGCCCGCCAAGGACGAGCAGGACAAATACGTGCAGGACGAATGCGCGAAGGCGGCCACCGACTATTTGGGCGCGCCCGACGTGATCCGCAACAAGACGCTCACGATGTTCTTCGACTTCGTCGACGCCCGCAGCTGGCTGGCCGGTAACCGCAAGTTGGACTGCATGGTCGGCAAGGGCGCGGATAAAGAGGGTTTCGCGCCGATCACCGGTTCGGCCAAGGGCGATATCCAGATCAACGGTCAGGCTCCGGTGCCGCCGCCGAGCAACGGCCGCTCCACCCCGAGCCCGCTGCCGGGCGCCGCACCGCTGCCGCCGCAACCGCAACCCAGGTAG
- a CDS encoding aldehyde dehydrogenase family protein: protein MGTTFDESAIDAALAELAAGEKVWAATPLARRRELLDQLHARTARYAPEWVATASAIKHLDADSPLVGEEWMSGPLALLQGATALSATLAALESGHSPLEGLHLGAAPGDRVSVPVLPLNIYDRLLLSGFRGEVWLRPGVDAATARRRAGLGQLDPTTTGGIGVVLGAGNVMSIPPLDVLYELYAHNRVVALKLNPVTDPMYPIFEMVFEPYLELGVLRVLTGGADTGEYLVHHPDVAHVHMTGSAKTHDTIVWGTGPEAEQRRAERRPLLDKPITSELGGVSPTIVVPGEWSAADLRFQAEHIATQRLHNGGYNCVATQAVVLAENWPLKDRFLAELRAAIAAAPQRPAYYPGSDGRVAEALASYPSAERLGPEASRVLVRQVPATTTPLLRTEYFSPVLGVVELPYDGGEFLHHAVEFVNGEVSGTLGANVLIDPATRRRLGIAVDRALERLRYGTIAVNAWTGLAFLTPRAAWGAFPGHTLDDVQSGIGVVHNAFLLEDVERTVVYGPFRPAPRSLFGGELALSPKPPWFVDNATAAATGRKLAEFYATASPAKLPAIFLSAFRG, encoded by the coding sequence GTGGGAACGACTTTCGACGAATCGGCCATCGACGCGGCGCTCGCCGAACTGGCGGCGGGCGAGAAGGTGTGGGCGGCGACACCGCTGGCCCGCCGTCGCGAACTGCTCGACCAACTGCACGCGCGCACCGCCCGCTACGCACCGGAATGGGTGGCGACGGCCAGCGCGATCAAACATCTGGACGCCGACTCACCGCTGGTCGGCGAGGAATGGATGTCCGGTCCGCTGGCTCTGCTGCAGGGCGCGACCGCGCTGTCGGCGACGCTGGCGGCACTGGAATCGGGTCACAGTCCGCTGGAGGGCCTGCACCTCGGCGCCGCCCCCGGTGACCGGGTGAGCGTGCCCGTCCTGCCGCTGAATATCTATGATCGCCTGCTGCTCAGCGGTTTTCGCGGCGAGGTCTGGTTGCGGCCCGGGGTGGACGCGGCCACCGCGCGCAGACGCGCCGGGCTCGGACAGCTCGACCCGACCACGACCGGCGGCATCGGGGTCGTACTGGGCGCGGGCAACGTCATGTCGATTCCGCCGCTGGACGTGCTGTACGAGCTGTACGCGCACAACCGGGTGGTCGCGCTGAAGCTGAACCCGGTCACCGACCCGATGTATCCGATATTCGAGATGGTCTTCGAGCCGTATCTCGAGCTCGGCGTGCTGCGCGTACTGACCGGCGGCGCGGATACCGGTGAATACCTGGTGCACCATCCGGATGTCGCGCACGTGCACATGACCGGCAGCGCGAAAACACACGACACCATCGTCTGGGGTACCGGTCCAGAGGCCGAACAGCGCAGGGCCGAACGGCGTCCGCTGCTGGACAAGCCGATCACCAGCGAGCTCGGCGGCGTCTCACCCACCATCGTGGTGCCCGGCGAGTGGTCCGCCGCCGATCTGCGTTTCCAGGCCGAGCACATCGCGACGCAGCGGCTGCACAACGGCGGCTACAACTGCGTCGCGACCCAGGCCGTCGTACTCGCCGAGAACTGGCCGCTGAAGGACCGGTTCCTGGCCGAACTGCGCGCGGCCATCGCCGCGGCGCCGCAGCGGCCCGCCTACTATCCGGGCAGCGACGGCCGGGTGGCCGAGGCGCTCGCGTCCTATCCCTCGGCCGAACGACTCGGCCCCGAGGCGAGCCGGGTGCTGGTGCGGCAGGTTCCCGCGACCACGACCCCGCTGCTGCGCACCGAATACTTCTCCCCGGTGCTCGGCGTCGTCGAACTGCCATACGACGGCGGCGAATTCCTGCATCACGCGGTCGAATTCGTCAACGGCGAGGTCAGCGGGACGCTCGGTGCGAACGTCCTCATCGACCCGGCCACCAGGCGCAGGCTCGGCATCGCCGTCGACCGCGCCCTGGAACGGCTGCGCTACGGCACCATCGCGGTGAACGCGTGGACGGGGCTGGCGTTCCTGACCCCGCGCGCGGCGTGGGGCGCGTTCCCCGGACACACCCTCGACGATGTGCAGAGCGGAATCGGCGTGGTGCACAACGCCTTTCTGCTCGAAGACGTGGAGCGCACGGTGGTGTACGGACCGTTCCGGCCCGCGCCGCGCTCGCTGTTCGGCGGGGAGTTGGCGCTCTCACCGAAACCGCCGTGGTTCGTCGACAATGCCACCGCCGCGGCCACCGGACGCAAGCTCGCCGAGTTCTACGCCACGGCGAGCCCGGCGAAATTGCCCGCGATTTTCCTGTCCGCCTTCCGCGGTTGA
- the serS gene encoding serine--tRNA ligase encodes MIDLRFLRENPEAVRASQRARGEDPALVDALLEADAARRAAVATADKLRAEHKAMGKLIGKAKPEERSALLAQGQEMSQQVKEAEVAQTAADAELEAAHRAISNIVLDGVPAGGEDDYVVLETVGTPREFDFEPKDHLELGESLGMIDMERGAKVSGSRFHFLTGYGALLQLGMLQLAAQRAVANGFTMMIPPVLVRPEIMAGTGFLGAHSAEIYRLEEDDLYLVGTSEVPMAGYHAGEIIDLSAGPVRYAGWSSCFRREAGSYGKDTRGIIRVHQFDKVEMFVYCKPEEAETEHRRLLGWEQDMLAAVEVPYRIIDTAAGDLGSSAARKFDCEAWVPTQRTYRELTSTSNCTTFQARRLSIRYRDEHGKPQIAATLNGTLATTRWIVAILENHQQADGSVRVPAALVPFVGTEVLRPVR; translated from the coding sequence ATGATCGACCTCCGATTCCTGCGGGAAAACCCCGAAGCGGTCCGCGCGTCGCAGCGCGCCCGCGGCGAAGACCCCGCCCTCGTCGATGCCCTGCTCGAGGCGGATGCCGCGCGGCGGGCGGCGGTGGCCACCGCCGATAAGCTGCGCGCCGAGCACAAGGCGATGGGCAAGCTGATCGGCAAGGCGAAGCCGGAGGAGCGGTCCGCGCTGCTTGCGCAGGGGCAGGAGATGTCGCAGCAGGTGAAGGAGGCCGAGGTCGCGCAGACCGCGGCGGACGCCGAGCTGGAGGCCGCGCACCGCGCCATCTCGAATATCGTGCTCGACGGTGTGCCCGCCGGCGGTGAGGACGATTACGTCGTTCTCGAAACAGTCGGCACGCCAAGGGAATTCGACTTCGAGCCGAAGGATCACCTGGAGCTCGGCGAATCGCTCGGCATGATCGATATGGAGCGCGGGGCCAAGGTTTCGGGCTCGCGGTTCCACTTCCTCACCGGTTACGGCGCGCTGCTGCAGCTCGGCATGCTGCAGTTGGCGGCGCAGCGCGCGGTGGCCAACGGGTTCACCATGATGATTCCGCCGGTGCTGGTGCGCCCGGAGATCATGGCGGGCACCGGCTTCCTCGGCGCGCATTCGGCCGAGATCTACCGGCTGGAGGAGGACGACCTGTACCTGGTCGGCACGTCGGAGGTGCCGATGGCCGGATATCACGCCGGCGAGATCATCGATCTGAGCGCGGGCCCGGTGCGGTACGCGGGTTGGTCGTCGTGTTTCCGCAGGGAGGCGGGCAGCTACGGCAAGGACACCCGCGGCATCATCCGGGTGCACCAGTTCGACAAGGTCGAGATGTTCGTCTACTGCAAGCCGGAGGAGGCGGAGACGGAGCACCGCAGGCTGCTCGGCTGGGAGCAGGACATGCTCGCCGCCGTAGAGGTGCCTTACCGGATCATCGACACCGCCGCAGGCGATCTCGGCAGCTCGGCGGCGCGCAAATTCGACTGTGAGGCCTGGGTGCCCACCCAGCGGACCTACCGCGAGCTCACCTCCACCTCGAACTGCACCACCTTCCAGGCGCGCAGGCTTTCGATCCGCTACCGTGACGAGCACGGAAAGCCGCAGATCGCAGCGACTTTGAACGGTACGCTGGCCACCACGCGGTGGATCGTCGCCATTCTGGAGAACCATCAGCAGGCCGACGGTTCGGTCCGGGTGCCCGCCGCGCTCGTCCCGTTTGTCGGTACCGAGGTGCTGCGCCCGGTTCGGTGA
- a CDS encoding putative bifunctional diguanylate cyclase/phosphodiesterase — MRGIGSRGDTRTRVRAASALATAMVMSRTTGAFYVMGGALGLLITAIAPGDEGNRALVGWAAAIALLLGLSLLGWGPRVPHAIHHGYVAIATILVTIAVYAFPNTVGAISLAAFYVFIACDAALFFSWPLAAAHIGFALVLCLWVLPARPVHPALPLWSGLIPAGVTFGVGVVVGILTRMASEADIDVLTGLLNRRGFDRALNSAIEQATRGGQGLALVLVDLDRFQKINDHLGHRAGDAVLQRVADTWSKLLVPGQRLARYGGDAFALLLPNTTEQAAILLTEQLRAAVTTGCSAGVTSWQPGESGSLLVSRADVGLYRAKQAGRNRTVLESSRQLPLAVELREAIDRGALDVHYQPIVSLTEGGGKAVGVEALLRWSSSAQPDVTTEGLIRVAEEYDLISDLDELVLRRACADAARLQETFAQLDLTLNVNVSGLELAESGYADRVSNILASTGWPANQLVLEVTESELAAESQTAIGNLHTLRERGVRIAIDDFGTGYSSLSRLATLPSDILKVDQSFVAAIRSDSPAPPLLGVIAALSSALDLQVIAEGVETEYQAAVLTELGFALAQGYHYSDSHPVSELISDLNEGNGRVGSAVPGRELGGGDSMHTANGWLPLG, encoded by the coding sequence GTGCGAGGAATCGGGTCTCGCGGCGATACCCGAACCCGGGTGCGGGCCGCGTCTGCGCTGGCGACGGCTATGGTCATGTCCCGGACCACCGGGGCCTTCTACGTCATGGGGGGCGCGCTCGGGCTGCTCATCACCGCCATCGCTCCGGGGGACGAAGGCAATCGGGCGCTGGTCGGTTGGGCGGCCGCCATCGCGCTGCTGCTCGGGCTCAGCCTGCTCGGCTGGGGTCCCCGGGTGCCGCACGCGATCCACCACGGATATGTCGCCATCGCGACCATCCTGGTGACGATCGCGGTGTACGCGTTCCCGAATACCGTTGGGGCCATCAGCCTTGCCGCGTTCTACGTATTCATCGCGTGTGATGCGGCGCTGTTCTTCTCCTGGCCGCTGGCCGCGGCGCATATCGGATTCGCACTGGTGCTGTGCCTTTGGGTGCTGCCCGCGCGGCCGGTGCATCCGGCGCTGCCACTGTGGTCGGGATTGATTCCGGCGGGGGTCACATTCGGTGTCGGCGTGGTGGTCGGCATCCTGACCAGGATGGCCTCGGAGGCCGATATCGATGTGCTCACCGGGCTGCTCAACCGGCGTGGTTTCGATCGGGCGCTGAACTCCGCGATCGAACAGGCCACCCGCGGCGGGCAGGGGCTGGCGCTGGTGCTCGTCGATCTCGATCGCTTCCAGAAGATCAACGATCACCTCGGGCATCGCGCGGGAGACGCTGTGCTGCAACGGGTTGCCGACACCTGGTCGAAGCTGCTGGTGCCCGGGCAGCGGCTGGCCCGGTACGGCGGCGACGCTTTCGCGCTGCTGCTGCCCAACACCACCGAGCAGGCGGCGATCCTGCTCACCGAACAGCTGCGGGCCGCGGTGACGACCGGCTGTTCGGCGGGCGTCACCTCGTGGCAGCCGGGCGAATCCGGATCGTTGCTGGTGAGTCGCGCCGATGTGGGTCTGTACCGGGCCAAGCAGGCGGGGCGCAACCGCACCGTGCTGGAATCGTCGCGGCAGCTGCCGCTGGCGGTCGAGTTGCGGGAGGCGATCGATCGCGGCGCGCTCGACGTGCATTATCAGCCGATCGTCAGCCTCACCGAGGGCGGCGGCAAGGCGGTGGGTGTCGAGGCGCTGCTGCGCTGGTCGTCGAGTGCGCAACCGGATGTCACCACCGAGGGTCTGATCCGGGTCGCCGAAGAGTACGACCTCATCTCCGATCTGGACGAGCTGGTGTTGCGCCGCGCCTGCGCCGATGCCGCGCGGCTGCAGGAGACCTTCGCGCAGCTGGATCTGACGCTGAATGTCAACGTGAGCGGGCTGGAACTGGCCGAATCCGGTTATGCCGACCGGGTTTCCAACATTCTGGCCAGCACCGGCTGGCCGGCGAACCAGCTGGTGCTGGAGGTGACCGAGAGCGAGCTGGCCGCCGAATCCCAAACGGCCATCGGGAATCTGCACACGCTGCGCGAGCGCGGCGTGCGGATCGCCATCGACGATTTCGGCACCGGTTACTCGTCGCTGAGCAGGCTGGCCACCCTGCCGAGCGACATCCTCAAGGTGGATCAGTCGTTCGTCGCGGCCATCCGCTCGGATTCGCCCGCGCCACCGCTGCTCGGGGTGATCGCGGCTCTGTCCAGCGCGCTGGATCTGCAGGTGATCGCGGAGGGCGTGGAGACCGAATACCAGGCCGCGGTGCTCACCGAACTCGGATTCGCCCTGGCACAGGGCTACCACTACAGCGATTCGCATCCGGTCTCGGAGCTGATCAGCGACCTCAACGAGGGCAACGGGCGGGTCGGTTCCGCGGTGCCGGGCCGGGAACTCGGCGGCGGAGATTCGATGCACACCGCCAACGGTTGGCTGCCCCTCGGGTAG
- a CDS encoding DUF6247 family protein — MASPAAGPDPAPVPPAADPASIRASLTPTLLDVFDREWGIVLDRAKQTKELREIQALLQKWRHIAFAEMRDPGSYFRVQAKAERILRTGENPGALSLQEVQSLIKRRLEQ, encoded by the coding sequence ATGGCCTCCCCCGCCGCTGGACCCGACCCTGCGCCGGTTCCGCCCGCGGCTGATCCGGCATCGATACGCGCCAGTCTCACACCAACCCTGCTGGACGTCTTCGATCGCGAGTGGGGCATCGTGCTGGACAGGGCCAAACAGACGAAGGAACTCCGGGAGATCCAGGCGCTGCTGCAAAAATGGCGGCACATCGCATTTGCGGAGATGCGCGATCCTGGCAGCTACTTCCGCGTCCAAGCCAAGGCTGAGCGGATTCTCCGCACGGGGGAAAACCCAGGGGCGCTGTCATTGCAGGAAGTACAGTCCCTGATCAAGCGTCGCCTGGAGCAATAG